TTAAATAGAAAATTTCTTCTTGTGCTGGATATTAAATAGAAAATTTCTTGGTGTTTTTTGTTGGGTTCAGGTACTTCAAGTGTCTTGTGAGGCGAACAAGTTACATTGGATATGCATCCATTTTTCACTTGCCTAGCTCGTGTGCAGcttgaaaatttcatttatgTCGCTTTTGCATGTGTAAAAATTATAAGCCTAGCCAGATATAAACTGAGGCTAGGAAAAGTGTCTGAAGTTTTTGAAGTCGATGAAATAACTAAAACGAGGAGTCGTTCATCaacaatatatattatttcttaTGCAAACTGATAGGTATTGTTTGCTTATTCAAATAGAATTAATAGTACAAATAATTGTGTCTAAATTTTCCATCAGGAAGCTTGTATGCAGTTTTCTAGTTGTTGTTGTCCATCCAGAATTGGGCCTGGAGCCAGTCCACGGTCTTCTTGTCCAATTGAAAGGCCTTGGCAAGAACATAATCAGAGATTGGTGGCTTCGCTCCAAAGACTGCATTGGCTATGGTGATCACGCCAGGGTTCTGACTGCTGAGACCGGCAATAGCAACAACATTTGTCTTCCCACAGTTGAATTGGAAATGGATGAGGCCTTGAGGAAATACGAACACATCGCCCTTGTTAAGGACCTTAGTGAAGAGCTGGTTGTTGGGGCTATTAGATGTGACGAAGCCGACATGGAGCGTGCCTTCCAACACCGTAAGGATCTCCGTTCCCCTTGGGTGGATGTGAGGAGGGTTGACTCCATAGGGTGCAAAGTCCAAGCGAGCCAGCGAGATGCCAAGCGTGTTGAGCCCAGGAATCTGGTTCACGTTGACTTGAGTCACGTTAGACCCAAGTTTGTTCCCTGTGTCGCGGGGCTTGTCtaggccatagaagaagaaaTCTTCGGCTTTGGCAAGCTTTGGGTCCTTGCAAACGAACCCATTTACAAGCACTGCATGAACAATTGCAAGAAAGGTAAGTATATATAACGACATATGATAGAAACTCATCATTAGTATCTTTGAAGTTGGGTTGACAGCTGGTAACTTCAGCACCATGCATGCTAATTACATATTTAGTAACTAATAACTAATAAGGTAGATGTTGTGAAGAGgagtaccatttgatttaagatCAGCAACGCAGAAGTCCTGGAGTTGACTAGGATCAGAAGCAATGGCATGAGATGAAGCCAGAGCAAGGAGAGCAAGGAAGAGGAAATGGGCAGCCATCTATTCTCTCTTAATTTCTAGCTAGCAGAAGAATAGCCAAGGGATTTGGAGCAAGGTGTTGTGATCCAATGGCTTGGAGGAGGTAGATATATATAGCGGTTGATGTGGGACTTGGCCTGTCGTACGTGACGCTTGAATTAGTCATGCAACTTTATTAGAATGAGCATGAGTATAGGAAAATTTCATGGCATGGTTTTCAAAATGGTTCCTCATGCGTTTATATTTGTCCTGGTAAAACTTTGATTTGGTCTTGATGATAACAGATGCTACGTTATTAAAAAGTAGTtcgagaaaaggaaaagaaagcgaTTATAATATTACCACACCATCCGACATAGGTcatgttttgtcttctttttttttaaaaaaaacacaatTTCTGATGCCTGTTGTAGTCTTGTTGCAAGTTGCAACCAATACGGTGTCGTTAGATAATGCTTACATCCAATTGTGATTTCAATCATACATCAACAGGAAATCTGTGAGAGACCTGAATGGGCTGGAGGCGGCTGGgctgggctgaagtcggcaggccCAGCCGCCTCCAGCCCTTGGCCCACAATTGAAGCGGAACAGGGGATCACTATCGCGATCCCCTGCTCTGCCTTCCTCTGGCGAGGTGGGGCGGAGGCGCCGTGGCGGTTCCGCGGCAGCCCGCGGTCGTGCTCATCTCGCGGCGGTGAATGGGCCGACCTCCTTCGGAAAACCCATTATAAAAACCTCTCATCCCTCTGCCATTGTTCCACCATCgagtcttcttctccctctccctccctctcttccatctttctcctccttcctcggTGGACGGCGTGCCACCGTAGCCAAGCACCACTACTCGAGTGCCCTGTTTTCTTTGATTTCCCATTGTTCCGAGGTCCCTTTCGTCGCCGGAAGCTCCGCCACCGCTAGCCGCTAGACGGAGCCACCCTCGAACGAGATCCTTCCCCTTCGTCACTCGCCGGTAAGTCTCCTTCCCTTTCCTCTTCGACTCCTAGCCGAATAATGCTGTTCTTCTTCCCCTGTTTAGGACCCAAACTGAGAGCTCTCTCAATCTTCCTCCCCATCGGCCACCATAGTGGCCGCCGGCCTCCACTGCGGTTGGGTAGCCGTCGATCTCCAGCTTCCACTGCGGTCCGGTGCACCCTCCCTCTTCCTTattttcctcctccttccttgtTTTCTCAAAGGGATGAAGAACCCCTGTTTTGGACCGTGATTAGGCCGTGATCATTCATCTGGCCTTGTTCGAAATTGGGCCCATTTCATTCATTTTGGACCTTGTTGAGCTGTGCCTATTTTGGGCCATTTTGGGCCCTGTTCATTTTGTTGGGTTGTGTCCATCGTAGGCCGAGTTTGGGTCTTGTTTATACTGTTGGGCCATGCCCTGTGGGGCTTGTTCACTCTGTTGGATCGTATCCATCGTGGACCGATTTTGGGCCCTATTTACCTTGCTACGTCGTGCCCATTATGGGTCGTATATATTTTGGGCCATGTTGGTCCTATTTATCCATTGTGGGTCGTATTCACTTTGGGCCGTGATCATTCATTTTAAGCCCTGCTTATCTATGGTAGGTTATATTCCTTTTGGGCCCCATTGGGCTGTGTTCATCCATTGTGGGTCAAGTCCGATCATTTTGGACCAAATACATTGATTGATCTAGGTCGACTCAtgccaaatatttcttttccaatTGTGGTCAAACCAGAGAGAATAGGTCAAGCCTTTAATTGGACCTAACTAAGTAGATCAAATCTAAAAGCTCAACTAGCCATAAATCGTGTATCTCTTTTTATGACTAGATCTAGACCTTTCTCCTAATGATCGAGTCAAACCACTCGGATTGAGCCCAAGATTAGGATTAGACACTACGCCAAAAAAGTAAATTTCCGACtcttatttgccgacgcttattccaagcgtcggcaaaaattttTCCCCCGTCAACATTTGCGTCGTCAAAGTTAATACGTAATTGACGAcgcttttaacgacgctttttagcgttgttaaataacgacgcttttaagcgtcgttaaaagcgtcgtcggaagccaaaaAATCACCtcgttttagtcccacatcggcggatctgaaaaaaaactatttatatAACCAAATCCAACTACTCTGCATGGATGGAATGAAGGTACCGATTGGGAAGGTTGTTTATATTTCTCTTTGTGTTCTATCAGCACCATGGAATGGAGGAGAAGATGAGAAGATGCAGGCCAATggtaattagcgacgctttaaagcgtcggtaaagagcgacgctttaaagcgtcgctaaattgtaattagcgacgctttaaagcgtcgctaaattgtaattagcgacgcttttgaaagcgtcggaaaatattttttccactgtagcataggcgacgctttaccgacgctttgtaaagcgtcgggatggtttctaccgacgcttaaaagcgtcgctaatagccaaaaaaagcgtcgctaatgttCAAGTTTCTTGTAGTGAGACCAAATAGCCAAATCCGAGCTGAGattctctctcctccttttttcCTCTAGACAAGCTCAGGAATCCTAGCGTAATCCATGTTCTTCTTGTAACTCATATCCAAGTTGACCCAGTTTGAAAAATCCCAAACCACCCTGGTACTTAGGCGGTAGACTGATCTATTGCTTCAACCCCAGCTAAATTTGACCATTTTTAATCTTCACCATTAAATCCTCCTTGCTTGGACCAACCTAGGCAGTTGGGCACAATCACCTGACCAACCTGATTTGGGTGCATAAGACAATAGTATTTAATTTTGACTTCTGGAATgatattaaaattaataatattttaatgatattaaataGGTGTATCTGACACGTTTGTTTGAAGTGGGAATTAAAGCAAAAAGAGATAGGTaacctaatgcttcaaagtatgttttccaaattatttgttaaaaataattattagtttattaaattttaatatatgtTTTGTACATAACTAAATGGGTCAGGAATGTTAATAATCATGTTAACATTGTGTTATATGttatgaaatctgaaaaatGTGATTAGGCAAATtatgaaaaatctattttgcatatatgtatgtattctcggcatggctatgatctggccCCATCGATAGGGATTattcgttggccctgtcgacttgcaATATGTAAGAAACTGGTTTCGATACCTGATTAGAATAATGGTATTTGGACATCGTACCACCAGtggttaataatagtggtgtttgacATTTTGTACGACCCATCCCACCTGGTTACGTGGCCATAGCCTATTGATGTTGGAATTTTAGTATCAGAATTTTtgtgaaaataataataaatttcaaaaaatatttattatttatttttcagtcattattttgtgctttgATTAAATATCTAGTATGTTTGACCCTCCTCTAGGGTATTATGTTGCTTATTGAGCTAGTGTAGTTTATTATCATAtattctctgtttttcagatccagaagcATGATCATATGAAACTGGAGTGTGCGCTAGATTTTCTGAAGTTTTTCTcaattattggcattttagttagattagctaGATTATTTGATTATGTCAGtacatattatttttgaaactttgtaagatctatttgaataaattaatgtttgaaataaattttaaggatttgtcattgctttgatatgatctgcagccttgcatgcatgcatagtCTGTCATGCAAGCATGCAACGTCTATCGCGctccgggctcggggcgtgacaaaatCTACGAACTATTTAATTGTGAACGTGATTTAAAGGGAGAATGATGTGATGAAGGCTAGTAATTTCTGACGGCGCACTACAAAAAAAAGTCAGGCATTGTCGATAGTTTTTAATGTATATACCGACGTTTTTTTCTAGCGTCGGCAGATCACAGTCAAAAAAACCTATTTTTCCTGGAGTGGTGCCACCTTGTTTTTAACGGCCTAATCCATTGTTTTTGGACATTCGCCATTTTGCATCAAACTTTGGACTTTTCCAAGGCTGAACATACTTTCAGGAAAGCCAATTACCCAGCTGATTGGCTAGCAGGTAGGGACATCAATTTGAATTTCATGGATGGTGATATTTTGCCACTTGAACTGGCACTGGTCCTACAAATGGATTCCAAGTGCTTCAACTATCTTCAGTGTAACATTCTGAAACTGAGGTGGGCCGGTTTCCGCCTCTCTTTCCATTCCATTTTCTCCATACCCTAACTTTCCATCCTTGGCAGCCAGCAAGGAGGATTCTAGAGACCAACAACCTCGAGTCACCTGCCATTCTTGGCAAGGGATTTATTGACAAAGCCACCAGCTGCGAGGGATGGGTTGAGTCACACCCTTTCTTCCTTATTTTGCTCGGCTAATAGGGGAAGGAGTTTTCCTCCTTTCCTTATTCGCCGGAGCTAGCCAAGGACGGGCAGATCGTACcctcccctttctttcttctccctcacATGCGGGCAAGATCAACGCCCGTCACAACCATGCAAAGATTAAGCTTTCTTTCGTTGGTTCTCACCTCCCTCATCACCCCCTTcatttgttcttcttcttcctcctccttagaTCACAGGTAAGAGCATCGTCGCCGTGCACGTAGGGACAACCACCATGACGGTGAGCCCTCCCATCATCCTctctgatgcgggatttgcaccccgtcaccagcagagcccacacaccagccgagcagcagaagagagagtgtcccccagaaggtattgtccgctttgggtccgattcgggggtcgagcgtacacggagccctcctcacggcgcctcacggttttgccctacaaaaggcgcctccttaggggaagggtgattgagccccccattatatggcacagaccttcccgctacacggccgatgtgggactaaattcgaggaaccccccgtaacacagcccccccagcggggaggtcctgtgcccgggtcggctccttgctggataggcggagggccgaggccctccttctagcgccatctgatgcgggatttgcaccccgtcaccagcagagcccacacaccagccgagcagcagaagagagagtgtcccccagaaggtattgtccgctttgggtccgattcgggggtcgagcgtacccggagccctcctcacggcgcctcacggttttgccccacaaaaggcgcctccttaggggaagggtgattgagccccccattatatggcacagaccttcccgctacacggccgatgtgggactaaattcgaggAACCCCCCGTAACACTCTCCTTTTCCCTAAGCCGAGCCTATCCCGTTGGTTGATCCGAGACCCTTCTGCCCTCTTCCTATTGAGTTTTGTTCCGCCGGCCATCGTCGCTGCCACCCACGACCAAGCCTCCACCATCACCACAACCAGGTCGTCAGCACCCTCtgcttctcttctcttcctccctcctctcctctctctctctctctcattctctctcttccatgttttctctctttttttatttctctcttccGTTCTCTCTCCGATTCTCTCATACTTGGGTGATCGGCGTAAGGCAGACCCCGATCTTCTCACTCTCcctattttcttctctttggCCCCCTatctttccctctctctttctaaactggtttatttatttttacgcAGGCATAGGAGAGCGAGGAGCACTGGAGCTTGGAGATGTATCGGGTTCTGAAGACCTATCCTATCACTAATATAATTACAGCCCCTCTTGTTCCCACCATTCTTAGATTGGGACGAGTAGATGGCATCATGAGTACTAGATTGGATTAATTTGAGGCATGCATCTGGATCCTGGCCACCAATCAATAGATCAGAGCTCATGACCCTTATTGTGGATCCTTTCTGAATTATGGAACTTTGGGTGGAGCTCATCAACATAAGTACATATCCTTAGTATATATGCgaagtttttcttttaaaatattatctTTTGCTTTAGAAAGAAAATCTAACTTTTAGGAAATGCTTTTGAATAGGTCATGCCTAATCCGATAGGGGAGTTTCTTATACCTTGCCAGTTGAACTGTAAGTACCTTTAATTTAGTATCATTTCATATGCATAATATGCTTTGTATGTATTGAGCTTTGATTATGAATATTATTCGTACATCTATATATGTGTTATATGTTGTATTCTATATGTTGTGTATGCACTACATAAATATtcaattctaaaaatatatgatTTAGCATGAAATGTTGTACTAAGGTATTAAATTTCATTATGGTTGGATCAAGACATTGTTGATTTTCTTCCGTTGTGATGATTTGCTCTCTAGCCTGACTATGATTATACAGTTCAGGATCTAGTCACCTTCCAGGCCTCCATGGAGCTATCACTGGCACATGCTGttgaagacttgtttttccatGTAAGTTCGGACCTAGTCGCCTTTCGAGCATCTAGTGG
This is a stretch of genomic DNA from Phoenix dactylifera cultivar Barhee BC4 chromosome 9, palm_55x_up_171113_PBpolish2nd_filt_p, whole genome shotgun sequence. It encodes these proteins:
- the LOC108511727 gene encoding putative germin-like protein 2-1 translates to MAAHFLFLALLALASSHAIASDPSQLQDFCVADLKSNVLVNGFVCKDPKLAKAEDFFFYGLDKPRDTGNKLGSNVTQVNVNQIPGLNTLGISLARLDFAPYGVNPPHIHPRGTEILTVLEGTLHVGFVTSNSPNNQLFTKVLNKGDVFVFPQGLIHFQFNCGKTNVVAIAGLSSQNPGVITIANAVFGAKPPISDYVLAKAFQLDKKTVDWLQAQFWMDNNN